From Halomarina ordinaria:
CTCCCGACGTTGCCGAACCCCTGGATGGCGACGGTGGCCTCGGGGAGGTCCTTGTCGAGGTAGTCGAACACCTGCTGGGTGACGATGGCGACGCCCCGGCCCGTCGCCTCGACGCGCCCCGGCGTCCCGCCCAGCGAGAGGGGTTTGCCCGTGACGACCTGCGGGATGCTGTAGCCCTCGTACATCGAGTAGGTGTCCATCATCCACGCCATCACCTCCGGGCCGGTGTTCATGTCGGGCGCGGGGACGTCCATGTGCGGGCCGATCATCCGTCGGATGCCCTCCGTGTAGCGCCGGGTCAGTCGGCGCTGTTCGGTCGTGCTCAGCTCCTTCACCTCGCAGACGACGCCCCCCTTCGCGCCGCCGTAGGGGAGGTCGACGAGCGCCGCCTTCCACGTCATCCACCCCGCGAGCGCCGTCACCTCGTCCATCGTCACGCTCGGGTGGTAGCGGACGCCGCCCTTGTAGGGACCGCGGGCGCTGTCGAACTGGCAGCGATAGCCCGTGAACACCTCGACGGACCCGTCGTCCATCGACACCGGGAGCGTCACCTTCAGCGTCCGCTCGGGGTGTTTCAGCCGCTCGAAGATGCTCGGGTCCACCGCCGCGTACTCCTGGGCGCGCTCCATCTGCGCCAGCATGTTGTCAAGCGCGTTCGTCTCGACCATGCGAGGGCAATACTTGCGGAGGTGATGAAACTAGTGCCGGCAGAGGCGTCGCGCTCAGTCCGTCCGGGGGAGCGCGAGCGCCCCGGCGACGAAGAAGACGGCGGTGAGCGCGGCGAGGACGCCCAGGTCCACGAGCGGGTCACCGCCCCCGGGGGTGGTGACCGCCCGGACGCCCCGCGAGAAGTACGAGAGCGGCGAGAGCGACAGCGCGGGGACGAACCACTCGGGGAGCATCGACGGCGGGACGAACGTCTCCGAGAGGAACAGGAGGGGGATGGCGATGCCGTTGCTCGCGGCGATGACGCCGTCCTGCGAGTCGGCGATGCGTCCGAGCAGCGCCCCGACGCCGCAGAACAGCGCGACGCCGAGGACGACGAAGGGGACGACGAGCGCGAGGCCCGGTCCGAGCGCGATGTTCGCGCCGGTGACGAGGACGACGAGCGCGAAGATGACGAGCGCGGCGACGCCGATGATGCCGACGTTGACGAGCGTGTGCGAGAGCAGCCACTCCGCCCGGGAGAGGGGCGTCGTCGCCAGCTTCTCGAAGCGGTTGCCCTCGCGGTGGCGCGCCACCTCGCTCCCGACGCGCGACAGCGGCGTGAACAGCACCACCACGGCGAGGTAGCCGGGGAGGTAGTACGCCGGCGGTTCGGCGAACAGGCCGCCGCCGGTGGGTTGCGTCTGCACCAGCGCGCCGAAGATGAGGATGATGATGACGGGGAAGAAGAACGTGAAGAAGACGGCCGTCCGTCGCCGGAGGAACGAGCGGGCGGCCGCCGTCGTCTCCGAGCGCACCCGGCGCGTCAGCGTCACGCCGCCACCTCCGCCTCCCGCTCGACGGCCTCGCCCGTCTCGGTCACGTCGGTGCCCGTCAGCGCGAGGTAGACCGACTCGAGGTCCGGCTGGCGCCACGAGAGGGCGTCGTACTCGACGCCCGACTCGTCGAGCGTCCGGACCACCGCCGCGATGGTCTCGGGTGGGATGTCGGAGACGACGACGGCGCGCGGTGTGTGGTCGACGGCGTAGCCGTCGGCCGCCAGCGCGCGCGCGGCCGCCTCGTCGGCGTCGGTGCGGAGTTCGAGGCGACTCGTCCCGCCGTACTCGGCGACGAGCGCGCTCGGCGACCCCTCCGCGACCAGCCGACCGTCGGCGAGCAGCCCCACGCGGTCGGCCAACCGTTCGGCCTCCTCCATGTAGTGGGTAGTGAGCACCACCGTCGTCCCGCCGTCGGCGAGCGACTCGAGGAGGTCCCAGAGGTCGCGCCGGCCGGCCGGGTCGATGCCCGTCGTCGGTTCGTCGAGGACGAGCAGGTCCGGGTCGTTGACGAGCGTCGCCGCGACGCAGACCCGGCGCTGCTGGCCGCCCGAGAGCTTCCCGTA
This genomic window contains:
- a CDS encoding Glu/Leu/Phe/Val family dehydrogenase, whose translation is MVETNALDNMLAQMERAQEYAAVDPSIFERLKHPERTLKVTLPVSMDDGSVEVFTGYRCQFDSARGPYKGGVRYHPSVTMDEVTALAGWMTWKAALVDLPYGGAKGGVVCEVKELSTTEQRRLTRRYTEGIRRMIGPHMDVPAPDMNTGPEVMAWMMDTYSMYEGYSIPQVVTGKPLSLGGTPGRVEATGRGVAIVTQQVFDYLDKDLPEATVAIQGFGNVGSWAARLLAERGANVVAVSDVTGARYDPDGLDVLSLFDFSEAGGTVAEYDGGDLVSNEDLLELDVDVLIPAAVADVITADNVDDVRASVVVEAANGPTTTAADDVLAERDVPVVPDILANAGGVIVSYLEWVQNTQEYAWTLSQVNADLERRLSGAFDEVVSAYHADELPDLRTAAYTIALRRVATAHELRGLFP
- a CDS encoding ABC transporter permease, with product MTLTRRVRSETTAAARSFLRRRTAVFFTFFFPVIIILIFGALVQTQPTGGGLFAEPPAYYLPGYLAVVVLFTPLSRVGSEVARHREGNRFEKLATTPLSRAEWLLSHTLVNVGIIGVAALVIFALVVLVTGANIALGPGLALVVPFVVLGVALFCGVGALLGRIADSQDGVIAASNGIAIPLLFLSETFVPPSMLPEWFVPALSLSPLSYFSRGVRAVTTPGGGDPLVDLGVLAALTAVFFVAGALALPRTD
- a CDS encoding ABC transporter ATP-binding protein; the protein is MVLVAEDVRRAYGDTVALDGVSLSVAEGEVYALIGPNGAGKTTLIRSLTGTTDYEGEVDLFGGPPVDADPQRLGLLPQSFDPPERLTARELVDYYGGLYDRARPTSEVLADVGMAGDADTWYGKLSGGQQRRVCVAATLVNDPDLLVLDEPTTGIDPAGRRDLWDLLESLADGGTTVVLTTHYMEEAERLADRVGLLADGRLVAEGSPSALVAEYGGTSRLELRTDADEAAARALAADGYAVDHTPRAVVVSDIPPETIAAVVRTLDESGVEYDALSWRQPDLESVYLALTGTDVTETGEAVEREAEVAA